The Suricata suricatta isolate VVHF042 chromosome 16, meerkat_22Aug2017_6uvM2_HiC, whole genome shotgun sequence genome contains the following window.
gggtgagggtacGCCGAAGCGGGGGCTCTCCCCCATCCTCCGCCCCTCGCCATGGGTGCCCTTGTCATGGGCCAACAGCCAGAGGGTCTGGGTAAGGAATTAGGTACAGGGTGGCCAGACGGGGTAACCCCAGGCATACACacagacacccccctcccccgcaactCCTGGCCGTGCCTGCCCCGGTTAATGACCTTTAATAGAGGTCCTGACCTTTCTCCCTCTGCGGCTCTGGCAAGTGATAACCCATTTTTGCCTTGGCTCCTCCATCTCTTCAGCCCCTCATGGAATCTCCCAGGATCCTTCCCGCTTTTACATTCTGGAGAGTCTGTGAAACGATTTGCTTTTTATCCCACATCAGTTTCTTACCGCTTCCACCCAAAGTTCTCAGGTGGTGGGCAGGCGGCCTCCGCCGacgctccccctgcccccactgccggTTACAATTTCCCTTAGTCTGAGAGGTGGGCTTGCAGGGTTGACGTGCTGCCCCTAGAGGAAATCGAGGAAATCCTCTCCTTTCCTGCGCTACCTGGTCTccctgggaggcagagggggaggggtacCAGAGAGGAACAGGTGGcaataaaaacacagaacaaTCATTCACTCATGCAACAATTCTCGAGTGCCTCTCCCAGCCAGTGCCCTCCATGTACATTCTCAACTACCCACCGaacacatggggaaactgaggctcctggGAGGCAAGACCCTTGCTCCAAATCCTATAGCACACTGGGACGCCGTggcggggcagggctggggggagggtctTTCCTTTCCATCCGGAGCTGCCTTTCAGCCCcgggcggggggaagggggccCTGCAGTAGGTCCAGGGGAGACGGTTTCAGACTTACCTTCTCTAGTCGCTCATggacctttttctccttcttccctctcctccacgCCGCCCCCGGGGGGCCTCAGGAGACAGATCAGctggaggaagaaaaggcagagctGGAGTCGGAGATCGCAGAGCTCCAAAAGGAGAAGGAACGTCTGGAGTTTGTGCTGGTGGCCCACAAACCGGGCTGCAAGATCCCCTACGAAGAGGGGCCGGGGCCGGGCCCGCTGGCGGAGGTGAGAGATTTGCCAGGGTCAGCACCCACTAAGGAAGACAGTTTCAGCTGGCTGCTGCCGCCCCCGCCACCACCGCCCCTGCCCTTCCAGACCGGCCAAGACGCATCCCCCAACCTGACAGCTTCTCTCTTTACACACAGTGAAGTTCAAGTCCTCGGTGACCCTTTCCCCGTTGTTAACCCTTCGTACACTTCCTCGTTTGTCCTCACCTGCCCGGACGTCTCCGCGTTCACCGGCGCCCAACGCCCCAGCGGCAGTGACCAGCCTTCCGACCCCCTGAACTCGCCCTCCCTTCTTGCTCTGTGAACTCTTTAGTcacaaaccaaacacacacacaagggagagagatttggaagaggaggaggaagagagagaggggaagagacaaagCGGGCGTGtggccttcctgcctctcctgttTGACTCTCTGCGACCACTGTCATCGGACAGGAGGACCTCCATGTGTTTTGTGCTGCCTCTTGTTACTATGGCCCCGTGAGGCCACAAAGCTGGTGactttgggggcagggggtggggtgggaatggACACC
Protein-coding sequences here:
- the FOSB gene encoding protein fosB isoform X2 codes for the protein MPGSFVPTVTAITTSQDLQWLVQPTLISSMAQSQGQPLASQPPAVDPYDMPGTSYSTPGMSGYSSGGPSGSGGPSTSGASGGPGPARPARARPRRPREETLTPEEEEKRRVRRERNKLAAAKCRNRRRELTDRLQAETDQLEEEKAELESEIAELQKEKERLEFVLVAHKPGCKIPYEEGPGPGPLAEVRDLPGSAPTKEDSFSWLLPPPPPPPLPFQTGQDASPNLTASLFTHSEVQVLGDPFPVVNPSYTSSFVLTCPDVSAFTGAQRPSGSDQPSDPLNSPSLLAL